The sequence GCGGATCGTCTCCGAGCCAGGAGGATCGTCGGGCTCGCCGAGCGGGAGGTGGATGCCCCGCGACGCCAGAAACGACCGGGTGCCCGCTTCGCGTGGCTTGCCGTCCACGAAGTCGTCGTAGTCCCGAACGGCATCGAAGGGCTCCAGGTGCACGCTGGTTTCGCGCCCGCGCTGATCAAGGAAGGCGTCGAACATCTGCTTCCAGGCGGCCGCGTGAAGCTTCGCGGTCTGCGTGAGAACGCCATCGAGGTCGAAGAGGCAGCCTCGAATGTTCGCCGGGAGCCCCAACATCGCGCTCGAGCCTCGACCCGGAAGGTACGCACTCCCCAGCCCGGTTTGCCCGGCCCGGACGTGGCCGCTGTAGGCAGGGCGAGGCGCCGATTGCCCGGAAGGCGGTCCGGCCTCACCGTGCCCGTGTGGCCTTCTTCGAGCCGCATACCCGGCCCTTGCTCTCGCAGCGGGCGTTCGCGCGGCGACTCGCGAGCTTCCTCCTCGTGGGGGCGCTCATCGATCTGGCGATCGTGCTCGCCGGCGCGCTCGGCTTTCGCCTCACCGGCGGCCTGGGCTGGCTCGACGCCATCGTCGACGCGGCCATGACCATCACCGGCAACGGCCCCCGGCATCCCGTCGCCACCGCCGCGGGCAAGGTCTTCATCTCGCTCTACGCGCTCGCCGGAGGCACCGGCTACATCATCGTGGTGGCCATCGTGCTCGCGCCGGCGCTGCATCGGCTGCTGCACGTCTTCCACGTCCGCGCGCCCGAGGACACCTGACCGGCTGCCGAGCCCGGGCCTGCGCTGGCTGGGCCGCCACAGGGTCACCAGATTCCTCAATCATGAGGCCATCCCCGGATGCCGCGCGCCCGAGCGAGCCAGCCGACGGCGCATCGATCGGCGAGACCGACCTGCACACCGGGCTCACCGCGACCGCGGCCGCGGCGCGGCAGAGCCAGTACGGCCCGAACGCCCTCCAGGAGAAGCACGAGAGCGCAGCGCTGAAGCTGCTCCGCTACTTCTGGGGGCCCATCCCCTGGATGATCGAGGTGGCCGCGGTGCTCTCGGCCCTCGTCCGCCACTGGGCCGACTTCGCGATCATCGCTGCCATGCTGTTCATCAACGCGCTGGTGGGCTTCTGGCAGGAGCACAAGGCCGACACCGCCATCGCCCTGCTCAGGCAGCGGCTGGCCCTGCGCGCCCGGGTCTTGCGCGACGGCACGTGGGCCGAGTTCCCTGCGGCCGAGCTGGTGCCAGGCGACATCATCCACGTGCGCCTGGGCGACATCCTCCCCGCCGACGTGCGCTTGCGAGAGGGCGACTCCCTGAGCGTGGACCAGTCGGCGCTGACCGGGGAGTCGCTGCCCGTGGACAAGAAGCTCGGCGACGCCGCCTACTCCGGCTCCATTGCCCGCTCCGGCGAGATGAGCGCCCAGGTCACGGCCACGGGGATGCACACGTTCTTCGGCAAGACCGCGGGCCTGGTGGAGAAGGCCGGCGCCGTCTCGCACTTCCAGCGTGCGGTCATGCGCATCGGCGACTTCCTCATCGCGGTAACGCTGGTGCTGGTGGCGGTGATCCTGGTGGCCGCGTTCATCCGCAAGGAGCCGATGGTGGAGGCGCTGCTCTTTGCGCTCATCCTCACCGTGGCGGCCATCCCGGTGGCCCTGCCCGCCGTGCTCTCGGTGACCCTGGCCGTCGGCGCGGAGCGGCTGGCGCGCATGAAGGCCATCGTCTCGCGGCTGGTGTCCATCGAGGAGCTGGCCGGCGTCGACGTGCTCTGCTCCGACAAGACCGGCACGCTGACCCAGAATCGGCTCACCCTGGGCGAGCCAGCCGTCTTCGGCGACGCCCAGAGCGCCGACGCCATCACCGCCGCGGCACTCACCTGCGCGCCCGGCAGCGATGACGCCATCGATCAGGCCATCGTGAAGGCCGTACCCGACGCCGCCGCACGGGCACGCTTTCAGGTGGTGAAGCTCCGGCCCTTCGACCCGGTGCACAAGCGCGCCACGGCCGAGGTCACGGAAGGCGAGCACCACTTCCAGGTGGCCAAGGGCGCGCCGCAGGTCATCCTCGAGCTGGTCGAACCCTCACCCGAGCTCCGCGCGCAGGTGGAGAAGCGCGTGGATGACCTGGCCGCGCAGGGCTACCGCACGCTGGGTGTGGCCCGCACCGACGCGTCCGGGCACTGGCGGCTCCTCGCCCTGCTCCCGCTCTTCGATCCGCCGCGCGCCGACTCGGCCTCGACGATCGATGCGGCGCGGGGGATGGGGGTCACGGTGAAGATGGTGACCGGCGACCACCTCGCCATCGCCAAGCAGATCGCGAGGCGACTGCACCTGGGCGATCGCATCCGCGTCGCCGCGCAGGTGGTCGGCACCGGCGAGGCCTCCATCGAGGCCGTGGAGCAGGCCGACGGCTTCGCCCAGGTCTTCCCGGAGCACAAGTTCAAGATCGTCAAGGCGCTGCAGGCTGCGGGGCACATCGTGGGCATGACCGGCGACGGCGTGAACGACGCCCCCGCCCTCAAGCAGGCCGACGTGGGCATCGCGGTGAGCGGCGCGACGGATGCGGCCCGGGCTGCCGCTGCGCTGGTGCTCACCGGCGAGGGGCTCTCGGTGATCACCCAGGCCATCGAGGAGGCGCGCCGCATCTTCGAGCGCATGACCGCCTATGCCACCTACCGCATCGCCGAGACCATCCGCCTCCTGCTCTTCATGATGCTCTCCATCCTGGTCTTCAGGTTCTACCCGGTGACCGCGGCGATGATCGTGCTGCTGGCCCTGCTCAACGACATCCCCATCATGATGATCGCCTACGACAACGCCGCGGTCGCGCCCCGGCCGGTGCGCTGGCAGATGCCCCGGGTGCTCACCGTCGCCTCGGTGCTCGGGCTTCTGGGCGTGGTGGCGAGCTTTGGTCTCTTCTGGTTCGTCGTGCGCGTGATGCACCTGCCCCGCGACACCGTCCAGACCCTCATCTTCCTCAAGCTGCTGGTGGCGGGGCACCTCACCATCTACCTCACGCGCAACACCGGTCCCATCTGGCAGCGGCCCTTCCCGAGCTGGAAGCTCATCGCGACCACCGAGTGCACCCAGGTGCTGGGCACGCTCGCTGCGGTCTATGGCTGGTTCGTCAACCCCATCGGCTGGAAGCTGGCCCTGCTGGTCTGGGCCTATGCGCTGACGTGGTTCTTCATCAACAGCGGCGCCAAGATGCTCACCTACCGAGTCTTGGCGGGCTGGCAGGCGCAGAGGACCCGGGGGACGCCAGGCCTCCCCATGGCGCCACGCCCAGCTCCGCTGCGGGCGTGAGCGGAGCCTCACGTGCCCAAGGCGGCGCCGCGCCTCGGCCAGCACGACCGGAGCACAGGCCGCCCGCTCGGCGCCTCCCCTGCTCCCGGGTCGTGGCGCGTCCCGGACCGGGTGGACACCCATTCGTGTGGAGGCCTCGCCATGACTCGCAGCGGTGACAACGCCGTGCTTCCCGTGGCGGTGAGCGGCCGGCACGTGCACCTCTCGCGCGAGGATTGCGAGCTGCTCTTCGGGCCGGACCACGAGCTGATCCGGTCCCGGGACGTGACGCAGCCGGGGCAGTACGCGTGCGTGGAGGCGGTGTCCGTGGTGGGGCCTGCCGCCACGCTGGAGCAGGTGGCGGTCGTGGGGCCGCTGCGCGCCCAGACCCAGGTGGAGCTCTCGCGAACCGACGCCATCCGCATCGGCGTGGACCCGCCGGTGCGCGAGTCGGGCCACCTCGCCAACACGCCCGGGGTGATCCTCCGCGGCCCCCGCGGCAGCGTCGAGCTTCGCCAGGGCGCGATCGTCGCCCTCCGCCACCTGCACGCCACGCCCGAAGACGCCCGACGGCTCGGCCTCCGCGACGGGGCGCACATCTCCGTGCGCGTGCGTGGACCGCGCGCGCTGGTGTTCGAGGACGTGGTGGTGCGCGTCAGCCCGAGCTTCAAGCTCGACGTCCACCTGGACACCGACGAGGCCAACGCGGCGGGTGTCGAGCGCGGCGGCACCTGCGAGATCGTGGCCTGACCGCGCGGCGCCGTCGCTTTGCCGGACATGGATTGCACTTGAAACCCGGGCGCGCGCTTGGGCACGCTGCGCACCCATGACCCGACTTCGTGCCTTCGCGCTCTTCGCCGTCCTCCTCGCGGGCTGCGGCAACTCGAACACCGTGTCCTCGACCAGCTCGTCCACGGCGAGTGGCGGCGCCACCGGTTCTTCGTCGAGCTCGAGCGGGAGCTCCGGCACGTCGTCGACGAGCACCAGCGGAGGCTCGGGCACGACGTCGTCGTCGAGCGGCAGCAGCGGCACGAGCTCGAGCACGGGCGGCTCGAGCGGCGGCGACGTCGACGCCGGCTGCCGCTCCCCGCGCGATCCGGACGCGACGCGCGCGGTGGTGGTCTCGCATCCCTACCTGGCAGACGGCGGCGACTCGACGCTCTACGAAGTGATGAGCCTCGCGTCCGACGGCACGCTCACGCGCACCGGATTCACGTTCTCGATGCGCGCGTCGAACCAGGGCGTCATCGCCTTCACGCCGGACGGCAAGCTCGGCTTCGCCCCGCAGGACGACGGCAGCGTGGGCGTGTTCCAGATGCTCGACGACGGCGGCGTCCAGGTGCTGAACGATGGCTTGAGCGGCTTCTACGCGTCGCACGTGGTCATGGCCGCGGACGGCATGCGCGCGTACGTGCTCGACGGCGACACGCTCTCGAACAACGGCGGCGTGTACGGCGTCGACATCGCTTGCGACGGCACCCTTGGCACGCCCACGTCGCTGGGCACGTTCAACACGCCCGGCGCCATGGCCTTCTTGCACGCCGCGCCTGACCAAGCGCTGGTGGCCGTCGGCGACTCCACGGGCTCGACCGCGACGGACGATCTGTTTTGGGCCGACTTCGCGTCGACGACGCCGACGACGTTGGGCAACACCCTCGTCTTCGACGGCGGCGCGATTCCTTCCGACCTGGCCATCACCGAAGACGACGCGTACGCGCTCGTGACCGACGACGGCATCTTCGCGGGCAACCGCGTGGGCGTGGCGAAGATCGGCCCGAGTGGCCTCGCGCCCGTGGACGTGCTGCCCACGCAGAATCCCGCGGGTGTGGTGACCTCTCCGTTCAACAACGCCGCGCTCGTCCTCAACTCGGACGGCACCGACGGCCTCACCCTGCTCTCGTACGACCCGAGCTCGAGCGCCACGCCCTTCACCGACAAGGGGCACATCACCTACGTGGGGACGCATCCCCAGCTTCCGACCGAGG is a genomic window of Deltaproteobacteria bacterium containing:
- a CDS encoding two pore domain potassium channel family protein; its protein translation is MAFFEPHTRPLLSQRAFARRLASFLLVGALIDLAIVLAGALGFRLTGGLGWLDAIVDAAMTITGNGPRHPVATAAGKVFISLYALAGGTGYIIVVAIVLAPALHRLLHVFHVRAPEDT
- a CDS encoding plasma-membrane proton-efflux P-type ATPase, translating into MRPSPDAARPSEPADGASIGETDLHTGLTATAAAARQSQYGPNALQEKHESAALKLLRYFWGPIPWMIEVAAVLSALVRHWADFAIIAAMLFINALVGFWQEHKADTAIALLRQRLALRARVLRDGTWAEFPAAELVPGDIIHVRLGDILPADVRLREGDSLSVDQSALTGESLPVDKKLGDAAYSGSIARSGEMSAQVTATGMHTFFGKTAGLVEKAGAVSHFQRAVMRIGDFLIAVTLVLVAVILVAAFIRKEPMVEALLFALILTVAAIPVALPAVLSVTLAVGAERLARMKAIVSRLVSIEELAGVDVLCSDKTGTLTQNRLTLGEPAVFGDAQSADAITAAALTCAPGSDDAIDQAIVKAVPDAAARARFQVVKLRPFDPVHKRATAEVTEGEHHFQVAKGAPQVILELVEPSPELRAQVEKRVDDLAAQGYRTLGVARTDASGHWRLLALLPLFDPPRADSASTIDAARGMGVTVKMVTGDHLAIAKQIARRLHLGDRIRVAAQVVGTGEASIEAVEQADGFAQVFPEHKFKIVKALQAAGHIVGMTGDGVNDAPALKQADVGIAVSGATDAARAAAALVLTGEGLSVITQAIEEARRIFERMTAYATYRIAETIRLLLFMMLSILVFRFYPVTAAMIVLLALLNDIPIMMIAYDNAAVAPRPVRWQMPRVLTVASVLGLLGVVASFGLFWFVVRVMHLPRDTVQTLIFLKLLVAGHLTIYLTRNTGPIWQRPFPSWKLIATTECTQVLGTLAAVYGWFVNPIGWKLALLVWAYALTWFFINSGAKMLTYRVLAGWQAQRTRGTPGLPMAPRPAPLRA
- the pduL gene encoding phosphate propanoyltransferase — its product is MTRSGDNAVLPVAVSGRHVHLSREDCELLFGPDHELIRSRDVTQPGQYACVEAVSVVGPAATLEQVAVVGPLRAQTQVELSRTDAIRIGVDPPVRESGHLANTPGVILRGPRGSVELRQGAIVALRHLHATPEDARRLGLRDGAHISVRVRGPRALVFEDVVVRVSPSFKLDVHLDTDEANAAGVERGGTCEIVA